Part of the Trichoderma asperellum chromosome 1, complete sequence genome is shown below.
AGAAGCATTCAAAGATGTGCTTCCCTTTTACCACCTTGCGCCAGGAGCTAGTGCTATCAAACATATGCAGGCGTTATTCGTCGAAGAAGGCTATCATTGtagccagcagcaagctcgGTATTTGACCCATCCCTCACCAAAACCAAATGCATCATTTGTAAGAAGGTTCAAGAGAAcaacagaaaagaagagaagaaaaaaacatgatATGAGAAACGCAAACTCAGGGTTCCACGATAATGGCGAGGCgcgaaaacaaaataaaaatcaTCAAACTTGGCGCGTCTCCTGGTGATTATCTGCCCATGGTccggaaaaataaaattttaaaagagccgttgaaaaagaaaaagaaaacaacaaattaaaagcaaaggccaTCCAGTCTAggaacaatttttttttttctcctgaAACCTTcggttttttcttctttgttttttttttgcaaaaTCCATAAAGAGTTGTTACCGATGCGTGTCCGGAAATCTTATCGAATTGGCAagtgaaagagaaggagatgtTCAGATCCAGAGAGCGTTAAACGAACTGGTTTTGATCTGATGAGATCAGATCAAGAGACGCTACTTCAAAGGGAAATTCTCACTCATCTATCGacgaggaggtggtggtcgATGGTTCCTGTCGCTTTCCCTGTCACTTAGACGTGTACTTGATTCCCGTGGCGGCGTCTGGCTCTCTGCTGGGGGTACGGAGGTGCGAGTTGGAGGGGGAGTGTCTTCATACGCGTGTCCTTGTGAGGCATACccttgtggctgctgctgagtagTTTGGCCTGCTGGGGAAGCTACAAAATCAGACAAGCGAATTCAAACTGGATGAAGGCTTGGGGTGGTTTTTGTTGGGAGACGCACCTCGGCCGAAGAAAGGGTCCTGAGGCTGTGTAGCATACGCCATGCCGCCCGCAGGAGCCTGGCTAGGATATGGGTAATTGGGGGCGGGATATCCTTGTGGGACAGGCTGGTTTGAAGCATATACAGGCTGCTGAGGTGGTGGGACAGCTGATCCAGGGTGGCCACCGGCATAAGCATCATTGGGATAGTTCCTGGGAGGCATGTTGGCACCGGTAGAAACATACGCGCCATCCGGATTCTGGTATCCTTGGTTCATCATCGGGCCCTGAGGATTACCGCCATATCTGGCGTCAGCGGGTCCGGGAGattgctgaggctgctgaaagcCGACATTGCCGTTGCCGCCGTACGCGCCGCCACTGCCACTGGGAGGAGCgtagccttgctgctgctgctgctgctgttgcggcggcggctgctgctgaggctggtACGGGCCGGAGGCACCATTATATCCTTGGGCGCCGGTTCCTGGATACCTTGGGGCGTCATATAGACCATCACGAGGAGGATAGGAATCATCTCGGTAAGGGGGTTCAGTAGGGCCATGATGCTGCCGAGACTGGTGTGTCTCAGAGTAGCGGTACTGGACTGGAGGAGAGTTAGATCTCGGTCTAGGGGCACCTGAATTGGCATATCTCGAGGCGCTGATACCTCCGCTGCTGTTACGCGCGGTCTGGGCGCGGCGTTCCCTGTCCCACCGAGCCGAGTCGGCCTTGAGATCCTCAATCATGGCCTGTGTGTCGAAGGCGACTCAAATTTTAGTAACAAGATCCGGAAGACGTGGTAGAGATATAAACGGTATCGATGATATCggcaagaggaggaggaggagcagaaCAAAGCAAAACACTCACGGTCGTCAAGTTGCGGTACGCCGTAATATAGTAACCCTGGACGGGTTGGCCAGTTTGTGGGTTCTGATGGAAGACATCGTCAGCGAACCCTGTCAAGTTGGAAACACACATCTTTCTAATGGTTGATATTGTTACCAAAATCGGCATACCTCATAGTGACCAGGTCGCACCAAAGCATCATTGCCCAGATAGCGGCAGATATCAGCAGAAATCACTTCACGGTCGATGCCATCACGGGGCACAAAGTACTCGTTCATGCGGGTCGTGGGTCGCGACATTGTTGACATTCCCAACGAGAGACTCTTGTTGTTTGAGGACAGTGGCGACGGTAtacaaggcaaggcaaggcaaggcagcgCAATGCAACGAGCAGAAAACCAAAgcgggagaaggagagaggagagaggagagagtaGGAGAGTAGGAGAGTAGGAGAAAGAGTAAGAGAATGCGTGAGGGAGAAAAGATGGAACCTCAGCGCAGAAACCGCCTACTAAATGAAGCAGTAGCGGGAATACCAACAAATAGAAA
Proteins encoded:
- a CDS encoding uncharacterized protein (EggNog:ENOG41) — protein: MSTMSRPTTRMNEYFVPRDGIDREVISADICRYLGNDALVRPGHYENPQTGQPVQGYYITAYRNLTTAMIEDLKADSARWDRERRAQTARNSSGVQYRYSETHQSRQHHGPTEPPYRDDSYPPRDGLYDAPRYPGTGAQGYNGASGPYQPQQQPPPQQQQQQQQGYAPPSGSGGAYGGNGNVGFQQPQQSPGPADARYGGNPQGPMMNQGYQNPDGAYVSTGANMPPRNYPNDAYAGGHPGSAVPPPQQPVYASNQPVPQGYPAPNYPYPSQAPAGGMAYATQPQDPFFGRASPAGQTTQQQPQGYASQGHAYEDTPPPTRTSVPPAESQTPPRESSTRLSDRESDRNHRPPPPRR